From a region of the Hypanus sabinus isolate sHypSab1 chromosome 2, sHypSab1.hap1, whole genome shotgun sequence genome:
- the btbd7 gene encoding BTB/POZ domain-containing protein 7 isoform X3, whose translation MGVNASSYPHSFSQRVGGNSQAQQTFIGTSSYLHQGYGCDSKLYSLEHSHEKPQDKKKKSSGLATLKKKFIKRRKSSRSADHAKQMRELLSGWDVRDVNALVEEYEGTAALKELSLQGILARPDARTLQRDLADLYDYKYCTDVDLIFQDTCFPVHRAILAARCPFFKTLLSSSPEYGAEIMMDINTAGIDLPMFSALLHYLYTGEFGIEDSRFQSVDILLQLTEEFGTPNSLDVDMRELFDNMCYYDAILSFSSDSEFVEAFGRGSGYLDEELRGHKAVLSARSPFFRNLLQRRIRTGEEITDRTLQTPTRIVLDESIIPKKYAKVILHCMYTDLVDLSLVLHCNPSVGSLSEVQAMVAGKGNMSRAEEAMELYHIALFLEFNMLAQGR comes from the exons ATGGGCGTTAATGCTTCGAGCTACCCTCACTCTTTCTCTCAGAGGGTAGGAGGAAATTCACAGGCTCAGCAGACATTCATTG GAACATCTTCCTACTTACATCAAGGATATGGATGTGATTCGAAATTATATAGCCTTGAACATAGCCACGAGAAACCACaagacaaaaagaaaaagagttctGGCCTTGCGACACTGAAGAAGAAATTTATAAAAAGGCGCAAATCTAGTCGCTCTGCCGATCATGCAAAGCAGATGCGTGAGCTTCTTTCTGGGTGGGATGTAAGGGATGTGAATGCTTTAGTGGAAGAATATGAAGGCACTGCAGCTTTAAAGGAGCTTTCATTGCAAGGAATTTTGGCACGACCCGATGCACGGACCTTGCAAAGAGATCTAGCAGATCTTTATGATTACAAGTACTGCACTGATGTAGATTTAATATTCCAAGACACTTGCTTTCCAGTACATCGTGCCATTCTGGCAGCGCGGTGTCCCTTTTTTAAGACATTGCTTTCATCGTCACCTGAATATGGTGCTGAGATTATGATGGACATAAACACAGCTGGCATAGATTTGCCAATGTTTTCAGCACTGTTACACTACCTGTACACTGGAGAGTTTGGAATAGAGGACTCCAGGTTCCAAAGTGTTGACATCCTGTTACAACTCACTGAAGAATTTGGAACACCGAATTCTCTGGATGTGGATATGCGAGAACTTTTCGATAACATGTGTTACTATGATGCTATTCTTAGCTTTTCATCTGATTCAGAATTTGTGGAAGCATTTGGAAGAGGTTCAGGTTATTTGGATGAGGAACTCCGTGGGCATAAGGCTGTTCTATCTGCACGTTCGCCATTTTTCAGAAATCTTCTCCAAAGACGTATAAGGACTGgtgaagaaataacagatcgaaCTCTGCAGACACCAACTAGAATCGTACTTGATGAGTCTATCATTCCAAAGAAATATGCAAAAGTAATTTTACATTGTATGTATACCGATCTTGTGGACTTGTCTCTTGTATTGCACTGCAACCCATCTGTGGGGAGCCTAAGTGAAGTCCAAGCAATGGTAGCAGGGAAAGGTAACATGTCGAGAGCTGAAGAAGCGATGGAGCTTTACCACATAGCTCTTTTTCTGGAATTTAATATGCTCGCCCAAG gtaggtaa